One Camelina sativa cultivar DH55 chromosome 3, Cs, whole genome shotgun sequence genomic window carries:
- the LOC104757787 gene encoding uncharacterized protein LOC104757787: MAQFRQSGTERFSGGRGGAASSDHVAIGIRNSVGGAKATNRWRRSVRADKIRRLGIGSVVFVLCLVLLVTVLAYYYISGFTSNGYDDKGFDSYEGDFLTNVTRIDPSKVLEFGQGSVVHGRDSRDWDKDDRRRDVDYNEDGVEHKSDVKKDVSVKGIGMYNEAGRNELKMYEAEYQATLGKNKSDVHHEGVDIDPEDDDAIDSHDGDEYVDSGHEDDNEEQSKEKVSEVVHSMTKQQNIEKDDGVMSKRSLGDSSLVSKGGKSGKASRSDTKRRGRRRSSGSCEMKLLNSSQPIVEPLNTRKSARFSLQYVEREDKPGGEEQWEPRFAGHQSLQERDDSFVAQDKTIHCGFVKGPKGSQSTGFDLTEDDTNYISRCHIAVISCIFGNSDRLRPPANKMISRLSRKNVCFIVFVDEITMQTVSAEGHTPDRAGFIGLWKLVVVKNLPYADMRRVGKIPKMLPHRLFPSARYSIWLDSKLRLQLDPLLILEYFLWRKGHEYAISNHYDRHCLWEEVAQNKKLNKYNHTIINQQFEFYKADGLTRFNASDPFKLLPSNVPEGSFIVRAHXKILPN; the protein is encoded by the exons ATGGCTCAATTCAGACAATCGGGAACTGAGAGATTCAGCGGCGGTCGCGGCGGAGCAGCTTCTTCCGATCACGTAGCGATCGGGATCCGAAACAGCGTCGGAGGAGCTAAAGCTACTAACCGGTGGAGACGATCCGTGCGAGCTGATAAGATTCGTCGACTTGGAATCGGCTCTGTTGTGTTTGTTCTTTGCCTTGTCCTCCTTGTTACTGTTCTAGCTTACTATTATATCTCTGGTTTCACTAGTAATGGCTACGATGATAAAG GGTTTGATTCATACGAAGGTGATTTTTTGACGAATGTGACTAGAATAGATCCTTCAAAGGTGCTTGAGTTTGGTCAAGGCTCAGTTGTTCATGGACGAGATTCTAGGGATTGGGATAAGGATGATAGAAGAAGAGATGTTGATTATAATGAGGATGGAGTTGAGCATAAATCTGATGTGAAAAAGGATGTATCAGTGAAAGGGATTGGTATGTATAATGAAGCTGGAAGGAATGAACTTAAGATGTATGAAGCTGAGTATCAAGCTACGCTTGGGAAAAACAAAAGCGATGTGCATCATGAAGGAGTTGATATTGATCCTGAGGATGATGATGCGATTGATTCTCATGACGGGGATGAGTATGTTGATTCTGGTCATGAGGATGACAATGAAGAGCAGAGCAAGGAGAAGGTTAGCGAGGTTGTTCATTCTATGACTAAGCAACAGAATATTGAGAAGGATGATGGAGTTATGTCGAAAAGGTCACTTGGGGATTCTTCTCTTGTTAGTAAGGGTGGTAAGTCCGGGAAAGCGTCACGGTCTGATACAAAGAGAAGAGGTCGTCGCAGATCTTCAG GTTCATGTGAAATGAAGCTATTGAATTCTAGTCAACCAATAGTGGAGCCCTTGAATACTCGAAAATCTGCTAGATTCTCTTTACAGTACGTGGAAAGGGAAGATAAACCTGGTGGAGAAGAACAGTGGGAGCCTAGATTTGCAGGTCATCAGAGTTTACAGGAGCGAGACGATTCCTTCGTGGCGCAAGACAAGACAATTCATTGTGGCTTTGTCAAAGGCCCCAAAGGATCTCAAAGCACTGGATTTGACCTGACAGAAGATGATACTAATTATATCAGTAGATGCCACATCGCTGTGATCTCATGCATCTTTGGCAATTCTGATCGCTTGAGGCCTCCTGCCAACAAAATG aTAAGTCGGTTGTCAAGAAAAAATGTATGCTTCATTGTGTTTGTGGACGAGATTACCATGCAAACAGTTTCTGCAGAAGGACATACCCCAGACAGAGCAGGATTCATTGGTCTGTGGAAGTTGGTTGTCGTGAAGAATCTTCCTTACGCAGATATGCGGAGGGTaggaaaaataccaaaaatgtTGCCACACCGACTTTTCCCATCAGCAAG GTACTCAATCTGGTTGGACAGCAAGTTACGACTTCAGTTGGACCCACTACTCATTCTGGAGTACTTCCTATGGCGTAAAGGTCACGAGTATGCTATATCCAATCACTACGACCGTCATTGTTTATGGGAAGAGGTTGCACAAAACAAGAAGCTGAACAAGTATAACCATACTATTATAAATCAACAGTTTGAGTTTTACAAGGCTGATGGGCTGACCAGATTTAACGCTTCGGATCCGTTCAAGCTTCTTCCTAGCA ATGTTCCAGAGGGATCTTTCATAGTACGAGCTCATANAAAAATCTTACCGAATTGA
- the LOC104777431 gene encoding uncharacterized protein LOC104777431 isoform X3, whose translation MEPPEGNVDHSLEDSDDPFYGSSDEEYSEARVLDNDNKLRREKFHTAGYREGIAAGQEAIAQEGYNFGYKESVLAGYKFGIVRGVSSALAFVPDELREKLIDEQETREKFQKLHSSVHAISTEAAMKSFYGALTSKEGEEKSGAEGSDFGSGSGSGVNATTDLGSYVTELNSLLDKSPKIEVKLDT comes from the exons ATGGAGCCTCCTGAag GTAATGTTGATCACAGTCTTGAGGATTCAGATGATCCCTTTTACGGAAGTTCAGATGAAGAATATAGTGAAGCTCGCGTGTTGGACAATGATAATAAGTTGAGACGTGAGAAATTCCACACG GCGGGATACCGTGAAGGGATTGCTGCTGGGCAAGAAGCTATAGCGCAGGAAGGTTATAACTTTGGCTATAAGGAATCGGTTCTCGCTGGCTACAAGTTTGGTATTGTTAGAGGTGTTTCCAG TGCACTGGCTTTCGTACCTGATGAGCTAAGAGAAAAGCTGATTGATGAACAAGAAACTAGAGAGAAGTTTCAAAAATTACACAGTTCTGTTCATGCTATCTCAACGGAAGCCGCAATGAAGTCGTTTTATGGAGCTCTGACTTCAAAGGAAGGGGAAGAGAAGAGTGGAGCAGAAGGGTCTGACTTTGGTTCTGGTTCTGGTTCGGGTGTTAACGCCACAACTGACTTGGGAAGCTATGTTACTGAGCTAAACTCTCTTCTTGACAAATCTCCTAAGATTGAAGTTAAATTGGACACATAA
- the LOC104777431 gene encoding uncharacterized protein LOC104777431 isoform X2, with translation MEPPEDGKSNFAKELYGESLKLSTHGNVDHSLEDSDDPFYGSSDEEYSEARVLDNDNKLRREKFHTAGYREGIAAGQEAIAQEGYNFGYKESVLAGYKFGIVRGVSSALAFVPDELREKLIDEQETREKFQKLHSSVHAISTEAAMKSFYGALTSKEGEEKSGAEGSDFGSGSGSGVNATTDLGSYVTELNSLLDKSPKIEVKLDT, from the exons ATGGAGCCTCCTGAag ATGGGAAATCTAATTTCGCCAAAGAGCTTTATGGTGAAAGTTTGAAGCTTTCGACACATG GTAATGTTGATCACAGTCTTGAGGATTCAGATGATCCCTTTTACGGAAGTTCAGATGAAGAATATAGTGAAGCTCGCGTGTTGGACAATGATAATAAGTTGAGACGTGAGAAATTCCACACG GCGGGATACCGTGAAGGGATTGCTGCTGGGCAAGAAGCTATAGCGCAGGAAGGTTATAACTTTGGCTATAAGGAATCGGTTCTCGCTGGCTACAAGTTTGGTATTGTTAGAGGTGTTTCCAG TGCACTGGCTTTCGTACCTGATGAGCTAAGAGAAAAGCTGATTGATGAACAAGAAACTAGAGAGAAGTTTCAAAAATTACACAGTTCTGTTCATGCTATCTCAACGGAAGCCGCAATGAAGTCGTTTTATGGAGCTCTGACTTCAAAGGAAGGGGAAGAGAAGAGTGGAGCAGAAGGGTCTGACTTTGGTTCTGGTTCTGGTTCGGGTGTTAACGCCACAACTGACTTGGGAAGCTATGTTACTGAGCTAAACTCTCTTCTTGACAAATCTCCTAAGATTGAAGTTAAATTGGACACATAA
- the LOC104777431 gene encoding uncharacterized protein LOC104777431 isoform X1, which produces MEPPEDGKSNFAKELYGESLKLSTHGGNVDHSLEDSDDPFYGSSDEEYSEARVLDNDNKLRREKFHTAGYREGIAAGQEAIAQEGYNFGYKESVLAGYKFGIVRGVSSALAFVPDELREKLIDEQETREKFQKLHSSVHAISTEAAMKSFYGALTSKEGEEKSGAEGSDFGSGSGSGVNATTDLGSYVTELNSLLDKSPKIEVKLDT; this is translated from the exons ATGGAGCCTCCTGAag ATGGGAAATCTAATTTCGCCAAAGAGCTTTATGGTGAAAGTTTGAAGCTTTCGACACATGGTG GTAATGTTGATCACAGTCTTGAGGATTCAGATGATCCCTTTTACGGAAGTTCAGATGAAGAATATAGTGAAGCTCGCGTGTTGGACAATGATAATAAGTTGAGACGTGAGAAATTCCACACG GCGGGATACCGTGAAGGGATTGCTGCTGGGCAAGAAGCTATAGCGCAGGAAGGTTATAACTTTGGCTATAAGGAATCGGTTCTCGCTGGCTACAAGTTTGGTATTGTTAGAGGTGTTTCCAG TGCACTGGCTTTCGTACCTGATGAGCTAAGAGAAAAGCTGATTGATGAACAAGAAACTAGAGAGAAGTTTCAAAAATTACACAGTTCTGTTCATGCTATCTCAACGGAAGCCGCAATGAAGTCGTTTTATGGAGCTCTGACTTCAAAGGAAGGGGAAGAGAAGAGTGGAGCAGAAGGGTCTGACTTTGGTTCTGGTTCTGGTTCGGGTGTTAACGCCACAACTGACTTGGGAAGCTATGTTACTGAGCTAAACTCTCTTCTTGACAAATCTCCTAAGATTGAAGTTAAATTGGACACATAA